Proteins from a single region of Companilactobacillus farciminis KCTC 3681 = DSM 20184:
- the ffh gene encoding signal recognition particle protein, giving the protein MAFEGLSERLQKVFSSLKGKGKLSDEDVRKVMREVRMALLEADVNFDVVKTFVKTVRERALGAEVMESLTPSQQVIKIVDEELTKLMGQEAVPLNKAPHIPTIIMMVGLQGAGKTTTAGKLANRLKTNDKARPFFIAGDVYRPAAIEQLKTIGQQLDVPVYDEGTDHDPVEIVKNGLAVAKENKNDYVIIDTAGRLEIDEQLMEELQKIKDLAHPNEILFVADSMTGQVAAKVAHGFDEQLDITGVVLTKLDGDTRGGAALSIRSVTGKPIKFIGQGEKLDQLDVFHPDRMANRILGMGDMLTLIEKAQTDYNEEQAKQVAEKIRENSFDFNDFIDQMDQIQKMGPLDELMKMIPGMANNPALANINIGEKDIAHLKAIVYSMTPKEREDPDLLNPSRRRRIAAGSGQSVQNVNRMIKQFKQSRDMMNKMSKGNMAGMEQLMGNGVQGRLGKMAMKSMVRRNKKNKKKRLKKIKRFKS; this is encoded by the coding sequence ATGGCTTTTGAAGGATTAAGCGAACGTTTACAAAAAGTTTTTTCTTCCTTAAAGGGAAAAGGTAAGCTTTCTGACGAAGATGTTCGTAAAGTAATGCGTGAAGTTCGAATGGCCTTATTGGAAGCCGATGTTAATTTTGACGTCGTTAAGACTTTCGTTAAGACTGTCCGTGAACGTGCCTTAGGCGCAGAAGTAATGGAAAGTTTGACTCCTTCACAACAAGTTATCAAGATTGTTGATGAAGAGTTGACGAAGTTGATGGGACAAGAAGCAGTTCCATTGAATAAAGCACCGCACATTCCAACGATTATCATGATGGTTGGTCTCCAAGGTGCTGGTAAAACTACTACAGCCGGTAAATTAGCTAATCGTTTGAAGACAAATGACAAAGCTCGTCCATTTTTCATCGCCGGAGACGTTTATCGTCCAGCTGCGATTGAACAGTTAAAGACTATCGGTCAACAATTGGACGTACCAGTTTACGATGAAGGAACAGATCACGATCCAGTTGAAATCGTTAAAAATGGTTTGGCAGTAGCGAAAGAAAATAAAAATGACTATGTAATTATTGATACGGCTGGACGTTTGGAAATCGATGAGCAGTTGATGGAAGAACTTCAAAAGATCAAAGATTTGGCACATCCAAATGAAATCTTGTTCGTTGCTGATTCAATGACTGGTCAAGTAGCTGCTAAAGTTGCTCACGGTTTTGATGAACAACTAGATATTACCGGTGTAGTTTTGACGAAGTTGGATGGTGACACTCGTGGTGGTGCTGCACTTTCAATTCGTTCCGTTACTGGTAAGCCAATCAAGTTCATCGGACAAGGTGAAAAACTCGATCAATTAGATGTTTTCCATCCTGATCGTATGGCCAACAGAATCCTAGGTATGGGTGACATGTTGACCTTGATTGAAAAAGCCCAAACTGATTACAACGAAGAGCAAGCTAAGCAAGTTGCCGAAAAGATTCGTGAAAATAGTTTTGATTTCAACGACTTTATCGATCAAATGGATCAAATTCAAAAGATGGGTCCTTTGGATGAATTGATGAAGATGATTCCAGGAATGGCTAATAATCCTGCTTTAGCTAATATCAATATTGGTGAAAAGGATATTGCCCACTTAAAGGCTATCGTCTATTCAATGACACCTAAGGAACGTGAAGATCCAGACCTTTTGAATCCTTCACGTCGTCGTAGAATTGCCGCTGGTTCTGGTCAAAGCGTGCAAAACGTTAACCGTATGATCAAGCAATTCAAGCAATCCCGTGACATGATGAATAAGATGAGTAAAGGTAACATGGCCGGAATGGAACAATTGATGGGTAATGGAGTTCAAGGTCGTCTAGGTAAGATGGCTATGAAATCAATGGTCCGTCGTAATAAAAAGAATAAGAAGAAGCGCTTAAAGAAAATCAAACGTTTCAAATCATAA
- the ylxM gene encoding YlxM family DNA-binding protein, producing the protein MDIDETTRINLLYNFYHSLLTKKQSRYMDLYYVEDFSLSEISEQLDVSRQAVLDNLHRSVNLLESFEKELGLVEKTQEIDDISKNLSQLVQTKYADDKELLALVQRISKINEM; encoded by the coding sequence ATGGATATTGATGAAACGACCCGAATCAATCTGCTGTATAATTTTTATCATTCGTTATTGACGAAAAAGCAAAGTCGCTATATGGATCTCTATTATGTGGAGGATTTTTCACTCAGTGAGATTTCTGAGCAGTTAGATGTTTCCAGACAAGCAGTTTTGGATAACTTGCATCGTTCCGTCAATTTGTTAGAATCATTTGAGAAAGAACTCGGATTAGTTGAGAAGACTCAAGAAATTGATGATATTTCAAAGAATCTTAGTCAATTGGTGCAAACTAAGTATGCCGATGATAAAGAATTATTAGCGTTAGTACAAAGAATTTCTAAAATAAATGAAATGTAG
- the rplS gene encoding 50S ribosomal protein L19: MNKLIQDITKEQLRSDIPDFRSGDTIRVHAKVVEGSRERVQLFEGVVIKRHGSGISATYTVRKISNGVGVERTFPLNTPRVEQIEVIRHGRVRRSKLYYLRARTGKAARIKERRRDI, encoded by the coding sequence ATGAATAAATTAATTCAAGATATTACTAAAGAACAATTACGTTCTGATATTCCTGACTTCCGTAGTGGTGACACTATTCGTGTACATGCTAAGGTTGTTGAAGGATCACGTGAACGTGTTCAATTATTCGAAGGTGTCGTAATCAAGAGACATGGTTCAGGAATCAGTGCAACATATACTGTTCGTAAGATCAGTAATGGTGTTGGTGTTGAAAGAACATTCCCATTGAACACACCTCGTGTTGAACAAATCGAAGTTATCAGACATGGTCGTGTACGTCGTAGCAAGCTTTACTACCTACGTGCTCGTACAGGTAAGGCTGCTCGTATTAAAGAACGTCGTCGTGACATCTAA
- a CDS encoding Gfo/Idh/MocA family protein — translation MKLAIIGSGNIVHDFLTITKDLKETQLTAIIGTNRSIDTLKQLQSEYHIGQVFTDFDEALKKSDFDTVYVAVPNFLHYQFAKKALENGKNVISEKPFTVKYEEFEDLKKIALEKHLILLEAITTQYLQNFLDLKKKLPELGDLKIIESNYSQYSSRYDAFKAGKILPAFDPKKGGGALMDLNIYNIHFIVGLLGRPKKVTYLPNVERNIDTSGILTLDYGTVKAVAIGAKDSVIPFRSSVIQGNHGSIVVNGPTNEMKSFDIYDNDKELVEKIDHNVYPHRMYQEFVEFERIIRTNDLQAVQQHLQHSEDVMWVVKKALESADLKLD, via the coding sequence ATGAAATTAGCAATTATTGGTTCAGGTAATATCGTACATGACTTTTTGACGATTACCAAGGATCTAAAAGAAACACAATTAACAGCCATTATCGGTACGAATAGAAGCATTGATACTTTGAAACAATTGCAGAGTGAATACCATATTGGGCAAGTCTTTACTGACTTTGACGAGGCTTTAAAGAAGAGCGATTTTGATACTGTGTACGTTGCTGTTCCTAATTTCTTGCATTATCAATTTGCCAAGAAAGCTTTGGAGAATGGAAAAAATGTCATTTCAGAAAAACCTTTCACAGTTAAATATGAAGAATTCGAAGATTTGAAAAAGATTGCTTTAGAGAAGCATTTGATCTTACTAGAAGCAATTACAACTCAATATCTACAAAACTTCCTCGATTTAAAAAAGAAGTTGCCTGAATTGGGCGATTTGAAAATTATTGAGAGTAATTATTCACAATATTCATCTCGATATGATGCCTTTAAAGCTGGAAAAATTTTGCCAGCATTTGACCCTAAAAAAGGTGGTGGAGCCTTGATGGATCTAAATATTTATAATATTCACTTTATCGTTGGCTTGTTGGGACGTCCTAAGAAAGTAACGTATTTGCCAAACGTTGAGCGTAATATCGATACGTCAGGTATTTTGACCTTGGATTATGGGACTGTCAAAGCAGTAGCAATCGGTGCTAAAGATTCCGTTATTCCGTTTAGAAGTAGCGTTATTCAAGGTAACCATGGATCAATCGTAGTCAATGGTCCAACTAATGAAATGAAATCATTTGACATTTATGACAATGACAAAGAATTGGTTGAAAAAATCGATCACAACGTTTATCCACATCGGATGTATCAAGAGTTCGTTGAATTTGAAAGAATCATTAGAACTAACGATTTACAAGCAGTTCAACAACACCTTCAACACAGTGAAGATGTCATGTGGGTCGTAAAGAAAGCCTTAGAATCAGCTGATTTAAAGTTAGACTAA
- the rpsP gene encoding 30S ribosomal protein S16 — MSVKIRMKRMGSKLRPFYRLVVADSRSPRDGRFIEQVGYYNPISQPEEIKLDDDKIVEWLNKGAQPSDTVRHLLKQHGIMQKFHESKFTK; from the coding sequence ATGTCAGTTAAAATCAGAATGAAACGTATGGGTAGTAAGTTAAGACCATTTTACAGATTGGTAGTTGCAGATTCACGTTCACCACGTGATGGTCGCTTTATCGAACAAGTTGGTTACTACAACCCAATTTCACAACCAGAAGAAATCAAGTTGGATGATGACAAGATCGTTGAATGGTTAAACAAAGGTGCACAACCTTCAGATACTGTTCGTCACTTGTTGAAACAACACGGAATTATGCAAAAGTTCCACGAAAGCAAATTTACAAAATAG
- the trmD gene encoding tRNA (guanosine(37)-N1)-methyltransferase TrmD, whose translation MDITILSIFPKMFQALNESLIGKAQEKELVNIDVVDFRDFTTNKQNHVDDAPYGGGAGMLLQAQPIYDAMDYVEKKKPGKKRVVLLDPAGKTFNTKMAKDFAKEDQLVFICGHYEGFDERVKDLVTDEVSIGDYILTGGELPTMSMIDATLRFVPGVLGNSFSAEEESFSNNLLEYPQYSRPADFRGKKVPDVLISGDHEKIRLWRLEQALKKTLERRPDLLEHASLTDEEKKLLRKIRQNN comes from the coding sequence ATGGATATTACAATTTTAAGTATTTTTCCAAAAATGTTTCAGGCACTAAATGAGTCATTGATTGGAAAAGCACAAGAAAAAGAACTCGTAAATATTGATGTTGTCGATTTTCGTGACTTTACTACTAATAAGCAAAACCACGTTGACGACGCGCCATATGGCGGTGGAGCTGGGATGCTTTTGCAAGCTCAACCGATTTACGACGCAATGGATTATGTTGAAAAGAAAAAGCCGGGTAAAAAGAGAGTTGTCTTATTAGATCCGGCTGGTAAAACTTTCAACACTAAGATGGCCAAAGATTTTGCTAAAGAGGATCAATTGGTATTCATCTGTGGACATTACGAAGGTTTTGATGAGCGTGTTAAAGATTTGGTGACCGATGAAGTGTCAATCGGCGATTATATTTTGACGGGTGGCGAGTTGCCAACGATGAGTATGATCGATGCGACGTTACGGTTCGTGCCAGGCGTATTAGGGAATTCATTTTCAGCTGAAGAGGAATCTTTCTCAAACAACTTGTTAGAATATCCTCAATACTCACGTCCGGCCGATTTTCGAGGCAAAAAAGTTCCTGACGTGTTAATCAGTGGGGACCATGAAAAAATCCGTCTCTGGCGTTTAGAACAAGCCTTGAAGAAGACTTTGGAGCGTCGTCCCGATTTATTGGAGCATGCTTCGTTGACTGACGAAGAAAAGAAGCTTTTACGTAAAATTCGTCAAAATAATTAG
- a CDS encoding histidine phosphatase family protein, whose protein sequence is MTQFYFIRHGQTKANVLKMKQGTINSEITYLNDNGQKQAKTLRDHFDISFADRIISSPLNRTKQTTEILNQKAKLPVSFDKRLLEISYGQWDGQKNADLRKQHPDAYNDYWDDVLPMYVKYAQDGETFDDVINRVHEFMVETTNKYPNEKIICITHGFTIKAGALDVLKPQDPMSLPEPRNTSVTKITSVNDKEFYLGYYNQVFN, encoded by the coding sequence ATGACTCAATTTTACTTTATTCGTCATGGACAGACGAAAGCCAATGTCCTAAAAATGAAGCAAGGCACAATTAATTCAGAAATCACTTATCTCAATGATAACGGTCAAAAACAAGCCAAAACCTTGCGTGACCACTTTGATATCAGTTTTGCGGATAGAATTATTTCTAGTCCTTTGAATCGTACTAAACAAACTACTGAAATTCTCAATCAAAAAGCTAAATTGCCAGTCAGTTTTGACAAACGATTATTAGAAATTTCATATGGTCAATGGGACGGACAAAAAAACGCTGACTTGAGAAAACAACACCCCGATGCTTATAATGATTATTGGGACGACGTTTTACCAATGTACGTCAAATATGCTCAAGATGGCGAAACTTTTGATGACGTGATTAATCGCGTGCATGAATTTATGGTTGAAACTACCAATAAGTACCCTAATGAAAAAATCATTTGCATAACGCATGGTTTTACGATTAAAGCCGGTGCTTTGGATGTTTTAAAACCACAAGATCCAATGAGTCTGCCAGAACCAAGAAATACCAGTGTTACCAAAATAACTAGCGTCAACGATAAAGAGTTTTATTTGGGGTACTATAATCAAGTGTTTAACTAA
- the ftsY gene encoding signal recognition particle-docking protein FtsY: MGLFDRIKKAFTGKDDSEEKELEKKSSEQAPESDQNSKPEPASPEEKESTPEAQPEEATEDESTVEEKPEPAEPTVEEPESKTVEPEPESETKPENSSETVKEEPENTPEESAPEEVSESDEETEEETTEPVAEESKETEEPKESEETEKPKDDVKEYDEGLKKSRNSFSSRLNHFLANFRSVDEDFFDDLEELLIESDVGYETAMRISDELREEVKLENAKKKSDVSNVIVRKLVDMYGEEGKDEDNDLKFSTDKTPTIFLFVGVNGAGKTTTIGKLAHRYQSEGKKVLLAAGDTFRAGAIEQLQEWGKRVNVPVQASKAHTDPASVVYDAVQRAVNEDFDILLVDTAGRLQNKEGLMRELEKIKRVITRELPDAPQEVLLVLDGSTGQNALSQAKQFNETTDVSGIVLTKLDGSSQGGVVLAIRNELHIPVKLVGLGEQMDDLRDFDPEKFIYGLFKDLIVGASNK; encoded by the coding sequence ATGGGATTATTTGATCGAATTAAAAAAGCCTTTACCGGCAAAGATGATTCTGAAGAAAAAGAATTAGAGAAAAAATCTTCAGAACAAGCCCCTGAATCTGACCAAAATTCAAAACCAGAACCAGCTTCTCCTGAAGAAAAAGAGTCCACACCAGAAGCTCAACCAGAGGAAGCTACTGAAGATGAATCAACAGTTGAAGAAAAGCCAGAACCAGCAGAGCCTACTGTTGAAGAACCTGAATCAAAAACGGTAGAACCAGAGCCGGAATCTGAAACTAAACCTGAGAATTCTTCTGAAACCGTTAAAGAAGAGCCAGAAAACACTCCTGAAGAATCAGCTCCAGAAGAAGTTTCTGAATCGGATGAAGAAACTGAAGAAGAAACTACTGAGCCAGTTGCTGAAGAATCTAAAGAAACTGAAGAGCCTAAAGAATCCGAAGAAACTGAAAAGCCAAAGGATGATGTCAAAGAGTATGACGAAGGCTTGAAGAAGAGTCGTAACTCCTTTAGTTCTCGTTTGAATCATTTCCTAGCTAACTTTAGAAGTGTCGATGAGGATTTCTTTGATGATTTGGAAGAATTGTTGATTGAGTCTGATGTTGGCTATGAAACAGCTATGCGTATTTCTGATGAATTGCGTGAAGAAGTTAAGTTGGAAAATGCCAAGAAAAAATCTGATGTTTCTAACGTTATTGTGCGTAAATTAGTTGATATGTACGGTGAAGAAGGTAAGGACGAAGATAATGATTTGAAGTTCAGTACTGACAAAACACCTACTATCTTCTTGTTCGTCGGTGTCAACGGTGCTGGTAAAACTACTACTATCGGAAAGCTTGCCCATCGTTACCAATCAGAAGGTAAGAAGGTCTTATTAGCTGCTGGTGATACGTTTAGAGCTGGAGCAATCGAACAATTGCAAGAATGGGGTAAACGTGTAAATGTTCCTGTTCAAGCAAGTAAAGCACACACTGATCCAGCTTCGGTCGTTTATGATGCCGTTCAACGAGCAGTTAATGAGGATTTCGATATCTTGTTAGTTGATACTGCTGGACGTTTGCAAAATAAAGAAGGCTTGATGCGTGAGCTAGAAAAAATCAAGCGTGTTATTACTCGTGAATTGCCAGATGCACCACAAGAAGTCTTATTGGTACTTGACGGTTCAACTGGACAAAATGCTTTGAGTCAAGCTAAACAATTCAACGAGACGACTGATGTTTCAGGAATTGTTTTGACTAAATTGGATGGAAGTTCCCAAGGTGGGGTCGTCTTGGCAATCAGAAACGAATTGCATATTCCAGTTAAGTTAGTTGGTTTGGGAGAACAAATGGATGACTTACGTGACTTTGACCCAGAGAAGTTCATTTATGGCCTCTTCAAAGATTTAATCGTTGGAGCCTCAAATAAGTAA
- the rimM gene encoding ribosome maturation factor RimM (Essential for efficient processing of 16S rRNA) produces MTEKLYRVGTIVNTHGIKGELRVIPITDFPKDRFKSGAKLFLKDKTEFVVESSCPHKNFVLVKLKGYDNINDVEKFVKSELFANGEEVSDLEDGEFLYSQIIGLNVIDKNLGEVGKITEIIELGSNDVWVVKSPKYKEILLPYIDDVIKEVDLENKEVKVEIPDGLID; encoded by the coding sequence ATGACTGAAAAATTATATCGTGTTGGTACTATCGTAAATACTCATGGTATTAAAGGTGAATTGCGAGTAATTCCCATTACCGATTTTCCTAAGGACCGTTTTAAGTCAGGCGCAAAATTGTTTTTGAAAGATAAAACAGAATTTGTCGTTGAATCATCATGTCCACATAAAAATTTTGTTTTAGTTAAATTAAAGGGCTATGACAATATTAATGACGTTGAAAAATTCGTTAAGTCAGAATTGTTCGCCAACGGTGAAGAAGTAAGCGACTTAGAAGATGGCGAATTTCTTTACAGTCAGATCATTGGTTTGAATGTGATCGATAAGAATTTAGGTGAGGTTGGTAAAATCACTGAGATCATCGAATTAGGTTCCAACGATGTTTGGGTCGTCAAGAGTCCAAAGTATAAGGAAATTTTGTTGCCTTATATCGATGATGTAATTAAGGAAGTTGACCTTGAAAATAAAGAGGTCAAAGTTGAAATACCGGATGGGTTGATAGATTAA
- a CDS encoding MurR/RpiR family transcriptional regulator — MTIINQLKAQNNFNGSEKDLAEYILKNKEAVLNLSIQKLATNTFSSTSTVVRLCRKIGLKGFKDFKIKLSAELQKHYDDISTIDPDFPFTEDDSNKEIAQKIANVMETSIKQTSELLDNSTLEKAIRLILKAKNLGIFAYGDTYISALSFQNKLMKINFHAQLPTLVEESNFLAANFQKEDCAIVISYSGQTKSTYQMTKILRLNGCCIIAITANKNSKIAQLSDLIIPVNDSESSTDKISPFASSAAIDYVLNTLYSGLFVANYDDNQRHRLASEKLFSDSRFSGQKK, encoded by the coding sequence ATGACAATTATTAACCAACTAAAAGCTCAAAACAATTTCAACGGTTCTGAAAAAGACTTGGCCGAATATATTTTGAAGAATAAAGAAGCGGTTTTAAATTTATCGATTCAAAAACTAGCTACCAATACCTTCAGTTCAACTTCCACGGTCGTCAGACTATGTCGAAAAATTGGCTTAAAGGGTTTTAAGGATTTCAAAATCAAATTATCAGCTGAATTACAAAAACACTACGACGACATTTCTACTATTGATCCGGACTTCCCCTTTACTGAAGATGATTCCAACAAAGAAATCGCGCAAAAGATTGCTAATGTTATGGAAACATCGATCAAACAGACGAGTGAACTTTTGGACAATTCTACTTTGGAAAAAGCTATCCGATTGATTTTAAAGGCTAAAAATTTAGGCATTTTTGCTTACGGCGATACTTATATTTCAGCCTTGAGCTTCCAAAATAAACTGATGAAGATCAACTTCCACGCCCAATTGCCAACTTTAGTTGAAGAGAGCAATTTCTTGGCTGCTAACTTTCAAAAAGAAGACTGTGCTATCGTAATTTCTTACAGTGGTCAAACGAAAAGTACCTACCAAATGACAAAAATCCTACGGCTCAACGGCTGTTGCATCATTGCCATTACCGCCAACAAAAACTCCAAAATTGCTCAGCTCAGTGATTTAATCATTCCCGTCAATGATTCTGAAAGCTCGACTGACAAAATCTCACCTTTTGCTTCAAGTGCGGCTATCGATTACGTTTTAAACACATTATATTCAGGACTATTTGTCGCCAACTACGATGACAATCAACGACATCGCTTAGCTTCGGAAAAACTTTTCTCCGATTCTAGATTTTCAGGGCAAAAAAAATAA